Below is a window of Humulus lupulus chromosome 9, drHumLupu1.1, whole genome shotgun sequence DNA.
TTGAAAGTCTTGGTCAAATGTCCTTTTTCGTGGGTGACAACTTCTCATTATCGATTTTGGCTTCTAGTTTTACGGGGCTTCAACCAAATTGTATTTATTTTGCTCATGATGTGGACGAATTATATGGTTCATCGAGGCCTCCTATGATTTCAGATTTATGCCTATATAATCTTGAGAATGACGAGTTTAAATTACATTTTACTATTGAATCAGATTTACTAAAGAAAATGAATAATCGACCCCCTGTTTGGCTTGTACCCACACTCTAGGAATTAGCTACTTTTTTATTCTTCTACAATTTTCTTTTAAGATACgtttggttttattttattttatttcaagatacatttggttttattttattttattatatatttatttaagagAGTTCATGTAGTTAGATTTATTTATAGTTTGAGTAATTTTATATGGGCTAGTACTTTTATATATCAAACCTCTtgcaaaattaaaaattaaattccaGTTTTGTGCTTGTGCTTGAGCTAATGATCATCAGTCTGTCTCCTATGCATGCATACCTAAACTTTGGGAAAGGCCTGTCTCCGAGTGAGTCCTAACTCCAAGTATTATTCAAACCCAGTAAACTGAAACTTGAACAGGTATCAtgtaaatttcataaaaacaaaaaaaaaatggtatggTCTGAGAAAAAAACTTGATCAGTACAGTACCTAAATGAAAAGAACAACTATACATTACAGAGGAAGAAAAAAAAGCAACTTTTCTAGGCTAACAAATACCAACTCAGCACAATGTAATGAAACTGTTCTTCTTCCCCTTCCTCCAAAATTATCTTGGATCAGGCTAATAATGGGTTTTCTTTCTCATATTCTTATCAAGTGTAAAAAGAAATCTGTGCACAAAACAAGGAAAAAAACAGCAAAGTTTTGAGTAAATAAAAGAATTGTTACCTAATAAGAATATTATTGATTAACCATCTTAGATTATTTGCTTGATTTGTAAGACTTCCTTTGTCAATTTTTATGAGCACAGAAATGGCAATGACAAGATCATGCATGATAATGAAATTTAATTTACCTTGAAGTTTAAGTTCTCAGCGTAGTGTAGCAGCAGGAAGATAAAATGAATGAGGTTCCAAGGAAATCATTTCTTCCTCTGTTGACTCAAATCAACACAAAGACTCACCTGCACAATTTCTCAAACACCAACAGAGCACACAACAACAAAACAGAGTAACAAAAACAAATAGCAAATGgcagaacaagaaaaacaaagaagaaaaggcaAGGATTTATACTGGTTCAGATCAGTTTCCTGATCCTACATCCAGTTTAAGAGCACCACCAAAAGGCCTTTCCTGATCAACAAGAACAGAGAGATTACACTATACACAGTCAAGGAGAACAGAAACTTCACACTGTACAAACTCTCTTTCTCACACCCTGTACACCATTACATCCAAACACTCAAATTTCTAACAGTTTTAagtcactctctctctcttgataCAAGTTCTCACTCTTTCTCTCGGTCTAATCtctttatcaaaaaaaaaatatatgttttgtcAAAACCAGTTAAGTCTCTATTTATAAGACCAACTTGTTTGGTGTAAGTGTGACGTGTTGGTTCTGTTGTTGAGTTGTTTTAGTCAATAAAGAAATAAGACAAGGTTAAGAGTAGGAGAAATAAAATATACTACAATTTCCACCTTATTTCTTCTAGTCTTAACCCGAACAGTAACATATAATTTTGGTGGTATACTCCATTTTCAATCACAGATCACCAATACTCAATAAGCTTAGGCAGTGTTTCAGCTTACTGAGTGTAAGGACCTTAGTCCTAAGGTCTGCTGGATTCTCTTCTGTAGGAACTTTCTCAAGCTCCAAAATCTTATCTTCAATTTTCTCACGGATCCAAAACAACCTTATGTCAATGTGTTTGCTTCTATCATGGTACACAGGATTTTTGCATAAATGTATTGAAGAAAGGCTATCTGAGTAGATAATTCATTTACCCTTGATCGTTCTCAACTCTTGCAGCAATCCCTGTATCCAAATAGCTTCCTTGAATGCTTCTGTGGTTGCCATAAATTCAGCCTCTGTGGTTGACAAAGCAACAACATGCTGCAACAGAGATTTCCAGCAAACACAATTGTGATTTGTCATGAAAATGTAGGAGGTAGTTGACCTTCGTGTGTCCCTATTTGCAGCATAATCCGAATCAACAAACCCTTCAAGCAAAACTTTATCAGATTTTCTCTCATAGATCAAGCCATAACCAACAGTACCTTTGATGTATCTTGGAAGCCATTTGAGTGCTTGCCAATGTTCTAGACCTGGTTTAGACATGTATTGACTTAGAATGCTTAGAGCATGAgcaatatctggtctagtacttACCATTAGGTACATTAAACACCCCAAAGTCATTGCATAAGGAACCTTGTTCATTTCTGCCTGTTCTACTTCATTTTTCGGACATTGTTCAACAGAAAGTCTGAAATGAGCAGCTAACGGTACTGTTGTCTTCTTAGCCTCTTGCATGTTGAATCTCTTTAAAAATTTGTTGATTTTGCTTTGCTTCAAGTACATTTTTCCATTCAGTTTGTCTCTTGAAATTTCAATTCCTAGTATCATCTTAGCTGTCCCAAGgtccttcatttcaaattccttctTCAGCCTTTCTTTAATTGTTTTGATAACATGCTTATCCTTAGCAAGAAtaaacatatcatctacatagatTAATAAGAAAGTGGCTGTAGGTTTCTCCAAGTCTTTGTAGTAAAGACATGTAAAGCCAATATCTTCAACATAAGAGTCAAATCTTTTGTTCTATTGCCTTGGTGACTACTTAAGACCATAAAGAGACATTTTTAGTAAGCAAACCATTTCTTTTCCTTTATGTTCCACCTCAAAACCTAgtggttgagacatataaatcaCTTCTTCTATAAAACCATTTAAGAAGGCTGTCTTCACATCCAGCTGCTATACCTCGAAATCCAACTGTGTTGCAATTGACAGCAAAATTCTAATAGTTTTGTACTTTACTGCAGGTTAGAACACTTCACTGTAGTCAATTCCTTCTACCTGAGTGAAGCCTTTTGCAACTAATCTGGCCTTAAATCTCACTTTTTCATCTGGTGTCATCCCTTCTTTCaccttgaaaatccatttacagTCTATCACTTTCTGATTTTCTGGTTTGGGTACAAGCTGCCATGTTCCATTCTTAATTAGTGCATCCATTTTTTCTTTCATTGCTGACTTCCACAACTTACCATGTTCTCCTGAAATTGCTTCTTCATATGATCTTGGTTTTGTCACTTCACTTGGCTAAACAACAGCTAGAGCAAATGCAATGACATCAGCTTCAGCAAAACGACTCGGAGGtttgatttctcttctttctctatCTCGGGCTAACTGATAGTCTATTACTTCTGCTGGCTGTTCTATCactgtttcttcttcttctcttgagATTTCCTTATCATGAGGAGCTTGACTACTAGAGTTTGCATCAGATCCTCTTATTTCAATTTCAGACTCAGCAGGGTTGTCATTCTTTTCTTCTACACCTGCATCATGTGAAACATTGCCTTTCTTGGCTTTCAAGTGAGGACACTCTTTCTCATTAAATATTACATCTCTAGATATAATAGTTTTAAAATGATTATTCTTATAAATGCAAAGCCTATAACCTTTTATTCCCGAAGGATATCCTAGAAAAATGCACTTAACCGATCTAGTGtctaatttatcattcttttggTGAGCATATGCAGTgcagccaaaagcccttaaatgTGTCAAGTTAGGTGCTTTTCTTGTCCATTTTTCATTTTTCATAAGGTGTTCTATCCTCTATAGGTCTACTAGGACTTCTATTTACTAAGTAACATGCAGTCATTAATGCTTCCCCCAAAAAGGCTTGCTTAAACCTAAGCTAATCAACAAACACCTCACTTTATTTAGCAGAGTACGGTTCATACATTCAGCCACCCCATTTTGTTGTGGGGTGCGAACTATAGTTCTATGTCTAATAATGCCATTATCAACACAACTTATCAAATTCCTTGTTTATAAATTTTAAACCATTATCAGTTCTTATGATTTTAAGCcaaattagggaatttgggacgttacaataataTACTGCCTTCAATTTTAGAATGCATGTATATAGTTAGAAGCAATGTGCAatacacatttgcttagttttaaagttgtaaacattatctataattttaataaaaacaggTTCActgattttttaatatatatatatatataatagaatgaattatatttctataatatatatatatataaatatttatatcaatagtctctacatatatgacatctaaacacaatgttaacatagatatatatatttacatgactacatgacttatatataaaatacaataatatttaaaaagaaattaataatagataaAGTTATAATGTATGACAataatatacatgcatcaattatttttagtttctcaTGTATCTCGTAATGTCCTTTGCTGAATTTgatgaagaatttttttttgatcacttgataaaaaaaaatgatatgtttacctttattatttttaaataaatataatttaattatttaaattatcataaaatatcttaaaaatatcatattttaataaatttattaatttacttttgtttaaatttatgtttgttatagtttttgaatttgacagtgacaacaaaagaatatataatatatgtttaatataatattgagtttaagtttaattaaattttatttaaattattaaatatatgtttttattatttttaaataataattattataaaatatctcaaaaaatattctatattaatttgtttaattatttattttttaatttgatttaagtttaagtcatgtttacaatttaacgttacatataaaaatattatgttaaatataataatattccgttaaaattaacgaaaaaaataaaaaaaaacgtgAAAACCAATAATTATTGTTATGTACACactttatatagaagagatatagttGGAGTAATTTTATATGGgctagttttatatatatatatataaataataactttAGGACTAaactaattatattttaattgaGATTATAACTAAATACAGGTACAAAAAGATTTCAAAACACCAAAAGTAtcaattttaaaaacaataataataaaaactccCTAATAACTATTACATAATTAAAAGTAATTCAAATATAGAATAAATGTTTGATTTTATACTTTGAAtacaaataaatgacataatatatatatttatttgactgGATAATTATTCCAGTATTATTGAATGACTTGAAAAATGTATAACTAATTACATATTAAATAGTATTCTTATTTATAAATAGCTCAAATTGAgaccaatttttatttatttataaatttaacaaTGTGATGCATTACTAATTAAAccacatttataaaattcaaaactccaaaatttaataaaaatgcaATTTACAATCATTAGAGGGTTTCATACAGCAAATTTTAATGCAATGTTAAGCGGTTTCGTGAATCTCTAGTATtatgcttttatttatttttttcaatttttaattatCAACCAATAATGGAAAATAAGAGAACGCTAAAAACAAAAAGGGGAAAAAATGTAATAGTATCATTCATTCATGGCGGAGCTTCAGCGTCGTCAGTAGACAGATACCACTGCACATAATTTCCACTTCAAACAAAAGTCGGCGAcatctcctctacttcttccCATTTGACCGCTCCAAAATCTACTCTTTCTCCATTCTCGAAACTAACATGTTATTTTCAAGGGGCTTTCGTCTGATTCCGAGGACCAGCTTCAATGGGTTTTCGCGTTGGTTCATCTCGCACCGACCCGGGTACTCGCGGACCACTACTCATCGTCTTAAAGATTCGACCGTGAAGGTTATTATCATTGCTAGTGAAAAGATTCTTTCTTTTAATCGCGCGGGGTTTAATCAAGGTTTCTGTTTCGACGGCTTTTGTTTTGGTTGTGGCGGTTTGGGAGAAAGTTGTTACTGGGATTTTCCTGGCTCTAGATACCAAATTCATCACCAGAGTAGCTCCTCAGTTGAGGTAGAGTATTGGGTTCGCTTTCCTTTTTGATTTTGTTATGGCTTGATTCTTGTTGAGTTACTCCATTGAGAGGGAGAGCATTTGATTTTTCAGGAACAATTAGACCCTTTTTCGCTTGTTGCGGATGAACTCTCACTTGTTGCTAATAGGTTGCGTGATATGGTGGTTGCGGAGGTATATGTTTCCTTGGAACTTGAAAGAAATTGTTCCTGTCTAGAACTTTGATTGCTCTGTAGCTTAATGATTTGGTTGATCCTTCCTGTCATTTATAACACAGGTATCAGTATTAGCAAGAGATTTTCTGGCTTCTCGAGCTTGTGTTGCACTTGCAGCTTTAAAATATACTGAGGTATGTCTATACATTCTGTAAGTATTGTGGTGATATTGAACAATGATACAGAAGTGCATACATTTTTCATGAATCATGATTGTTTAGACAATCTTTATGTTATCTCTGTCTTTACACTGTAGGTAGTAGCATTGCTAGCCACAGTTCTAGAACAGCTTGTGACTGGTTTAACCATGCAAATGACATGTACATCTGATCAACGTTGTAGGTACAAAggttctaagttttttttttttttttttaatttttatttcgtTTACTCTCTGTTCCATATGCTAGAACCTAAAAGTTGATATTTAAAGTCGGGTCTATTTGTTCTTCTCCtccttttacttttttttttttgcaaatttcTCCTTCTTTTACTTGACAACATTTATAGAGCACTATGGAATCAGAATAAAATTAGGAAATGCTCAACATGAATGGGGAATGTTGTAGTAGTCAAGCAGAAGTGCTTGTGCTGAAAGCAACTCTAGAGAATTGATAACTAAATCTGGCTTTGAGGGGTTAAGTATGTTAAGTACTTTAGCTTGCTTCCTGGGGACAATGACTGCATTGTTCCTCTGACATAAGTCAGTATTAGCCTACTAGGCTAACCTTGATTTGAGCTATGAGGTAAAATTATTTCAAGTCAATGCCAGTGACGTAGAACAAAGTTGGAAAGGATAGAGAGAAGTAGAAGAACTGAGGAAGAATGAGGAGATTCTTAGAGAGCAAAACTTGATTTGTTTTTAATTCTTGTTAATTCTCTTTAACTTAAACTGAGGAATGATAATGGGAAAAACAAATCTTCAAACCCCTATAAAGTGAGCTATTTCAATGTTAATACTCTTTCTCCTTTCTCTGGCTGTACCAAAGGCGAAGGCTACTGGAATATGAATGCCTCACTTGAACCTACTTCGAATGCCGCACCATCTTCCTCAAATACAAGGGAGGAGGCCTACTCTCACCCTGAAAAGTAATTAACACAACTATTATATTTACATATAGCGTTGGATAAaccaacaaaaaaataaaataaataaataacaaatcTTAATTTTAAATACTCATCTAATTTAAAGAGCTTAAAACATGCTAAAACATACATTAGTCacaattaaataaaacttaaTATCCACCTAATTAAAATCTATTTAAAATGATAGTCTACAATATTTAATACTATTCTGCATCAGCCTCATAATGAAAAGTATAGTAGTCAGGACTTTGACATGAAGAAATCCGAATAAAAAACAATTGTTTCAGAAAGTATCAAAATGGAATAGAATTGATTTCCACCAATGGATTTACTAAAGCTAGGAATTGGAATCAGGTGATTTGGTTGCAAAATCTATGTAGAATTATAGTCTATTATTATTCATCCAagtattaaaatatcttaatatgtatgtatatgtttttaaCATCTctcatattttgaattttcttttcaGACTTAAGTTATGATTAAGCAAACACCTCAATCAAAAGAGTAGTAATCTTTTCCGATTTTTCTGCTGTGAATCAGTAGATGTGGTGCGCCATATAATATTGGCACTTATAGATCTATGATCATGCCATTTTCTTCTCTGTTGATAAAATGGTTCTTTGTTCCTGTTTTGAGTTCCAATTTGTCTATGTTCCAGTGTTTACCCCCGAAAGCCATCGAGAAAATTGTGAGGTTACACATGTTAAGTTGAAACCAGTAGAGTTTATGTTGTTCTCTTTTTTGTTTTTACTGAATTTAATATGATGCAAGTATGTGAAGTCATGTCATTTTAGTCGAACCCAAAAGGATTTCTGTTTTCTTAGCATGTCTTGTGTTTGGTCTTTATGCTGTACAGTCAAGTATAAGCCAGTGAATTGGCTGCTTCTGTAACGACCAGATTGTTGTATTCTGTATTTTACAATTTTGATCACTTATACCTAGTAAAGACTATCATACTTAACAATAAATTATATATGAATAGTTGAGTCTTTAAATGTATTGAAAATGATTTATATAGAGTGTTGACCATCAGAATCGATTTTTAATTATTAGTTCCTAACTCAGTAAATAAGACAGCTCTTGGCATGATGTTtttcattttaataaataatatatataatttcatTCTTATGCTGAAAGGATTTTTCTATTGCAGCATGAATTATACGCAAAAGGTGCATTACAAAACTGCATTTGGAACGGGAAGTAGAGCGAATTATGGAGAACTTGATATCACCAATGGTGGGTACGATAGATTTAAGGAAATGGATCATGAGAGTTATAAGAATTTTAGTGTATTTGGATGTTCTAGAGGTGATTCTGAAAACAATCAGAACACTAATTTTGACGAGTCTGATGACAGCGATGATGAAGTAGAAGAAGGGGAGGAGAGTGATGGTAATGAGGATTATATGGAGTTGCAATTGACTAATAGAAGTAGTACACGTGAAGAAAATGTTTGTAGAATTGAAGGTGATCAGGATGATGAGTCCAAACACCCTTTGGTGAGAGAGGTTTGTAGGTTAATTGATCTTAGGTCAACTTGGAACTCAAAGCTTGAAGGGGAATTAAGACACTTGTTAAGGAGCCTCAAGCCTAGGCAGGTTTGTGCTGTTCTGCGTTCGTTTGAAGATGAACGAATTGCTTTGAAATTGTTTTATTGGGCTGATCGGCAATGGCGGTATCAACATGATCCGATAGTGTACTATGCAATGCTTGAAATTCTTAGCAAGACTAAGTTGTGTCAGGGGGCTAAGAGGGTCCTCCGACTAATGGCTCGACGAAGAATTCAACGTACACCTGAAGCTTTCGGTCTTGTGATGGTTTCATATAGTAGGGCGGGGAAGTTGAGGACTGCACTGAGAATGTTGACCTTGATGCAAAAAGCAGGAATAGAACCTAATTTGTCAGTATGCAACACTGCAATTCATGTTCTAGTTATGGGAAATAGATTGGAAAAGGCATTGAGATTTTTAGGACGTATGGAAATCGTTGGAATTAAGCCAAATGTTGTCACCTACAATTGTTTGATAAAAGGATATTGTAATGTGCATCGGATTGATGATGCCTTGGAGCTGATCGCTGAAATGCCACTTAAGGATTGCAGCCCAGATAAAGTTAGTTACTATTCTGTTATGGGCTTTCTTTGCAAAGAAAAAAGGATCAAAGAAGTTAGAACACTGATGGAGAAAATGAAGGATGCTGGATTGGTCGCAGACCAGGTTACTTATAACAACCTTATCCATATGCTCTCAAAGCATGGGCATGGAAATGAGGCCCTTGAATTTTTAAGGGAAGCTGAAGCAAAGGGATTTCAGGTTGATAAGGTTGGGTACACTGCAATTGTTCATTCATTCTGCAAGGAATGTAACACCGACATGGCAAAAGAAGTTGTGAATGAGATGTTCTCGAAAGCTTGCATTCCAGATGTTGTAACATACACCTCTGTTCTTAATGGGTTTTGTAGGGAAGGAAAGCTGGATCAAGCTAAAAAGATGCTTCAACAGATGTACAAGCATGGCTGTAAACCAAATACTGTATCCTATACATGCTTATTAAACGGGCTTTGTCAAAGTGGTAAGACATTAGAGGCAAGAGAGATGCTGAATATGAGTGAGGAAGAATGGTGGACTCCAAATGCTGTTACTTATAGTGTTGTGATGCACGGTTTACGTAGGGAAGGGAAATTGGTTGAGGCCTGTGATCTTGTTGAAGATATGGTTAGAAAGGGATTTTTTCCTAACTCGGTTGAAATAAATTTGCTGATTCAATCCCTCTGCCAAGAGGGAAATATGGACAAGGCTAAGAAGTTCATGGAGGGGTGTCTACAGAAAGGGTGCGCTGTTAATGTTGTAAATTTTACTACTCTTATTCATGGATATTGTCAAAAGGATGACTTGGAAGCTGCTTTTTCATTGCTTGATGACATGTATCTTAGCAACAAACACCCTGATGCATTCACCTATACAACGCTAGTCAATGCATTGGGGAGAAAAGGTAAAATAGACGACATGTCTAAACTTATGATGAAGATGCTGGGAAAAGGTGTAGATCCTACACCTGTGACATACAGAACAGTTATCCATTGGTATTGTCAAATTGGTAGGGTTGATGATTTGTTGAAATTATTAGAAAGAATGCTTGTGAGGCAGAAAAGTAGGACTGTATATAATCAAGTCATTGAGAAGTTATGTAGTTTTGGAAACCTTGAGGAGGCTGAAAAACTCTTGACTAAGGTGTTGAGAACAGCTTCAAGAATTGATGCTAATACATGCCACATTCTTATGGATAGCTTTTTGAGCAGAGGATTTCCTATGTCAGCTTATAGAGTGGCCAATAGGATGTTCAATCGAAATATGATACCCGATTTAAAATTTTGTGAGAAGTTGAGTAAAAGACTGATGTCAGAAGGAAATTTGAAAGAGGCAGACAACCTTATGTTATGGTTCGTAGAGCGTGGATGCAGATCACCTCAGAATCAAGAGTCGATGTAAAGTTGACATCGACTATTTTGAGTACAAGAAACCTCTTATCCTTCATCTTTCGAACACTATCTTTGGAGATAGTATATGTAAGGCATTATCCCTTTCATCAAGTGTATTCGTGCATTGTTTCACTTAGCTTTATGTCTTCTGCATTATTTGGAGAGTTCTGCAGTTTCTAGTTTAGTTATACTTTCCCTGTTCTCACCTTGGTAGGTTCAGGACTCATTATTTCAGGGTTAACATTTCTTGGCCTCTGTACATTATTACTGTGATAGACCCCAAGTAGGGATCCTCGAATCAATAGTCAAGACAAAATTGGAAAATTGGAAAATAGGAAAATCTGATAATTGCTATTGAATGATTAAAGGGATAAGAGCACACTAGAACAATGAGGTATTCGAGAGACCTGAACTCTCCTTAGAACAAAGCTCTTTGCAACATATCACGTAAACATAAAACCCTCATTCTTCTTTTTACCCTCCTACATATACTATCCTAATATAGCTCATCCAATACTCCTTCACTACaatgaccaatataccctttAATTATCTATGTTATGTGCTATCAATAATTGGGTCTATCGTACTGCTTCAATAGTTCCTTAGTTTGAGAATCTTGCTTGCATGCTTTTGTAACATGTCCTTCTTTGTTATTATAAGTTCCAACATCTATAAGTTTCCCTTCCAACCCATGTCTCTCTCAATGCACACGAGTTTTTAAATGCCACTTTTTCCATCTAATTTGAGGTTTTATTTGTAGATAGTTTGGGGGTGCTTATTTTTTCGTATTCACGGTGACATAGCAGTTGCAACtaataaattattttcttatgttAGAGTGGACGAAATCCCACAAACAGGTTAAATGTTAAGCAGCTTGCTACTTGTGAAACACAAATGAGTCTATCCaagtttaagatttttttttctttttcaggcCAAGGAGGAGCATGGCCCGGGGTTAGGAAGCTTGAAGATTGCAATAAAGCAGCAGTTTTTAGATCTTTTGGCTTTTTCAAACCAAGAAATAGTCACTATTCTGCCAAAAATAATGACATGGGATGTTCTTTGCACACAATCCTCTTGAAGGAAGTACTGGGGTCTGGGATGAAATAAATTACCAGCCCTAGAAAGGTCATTACGATATGACGGAACTCTGGCCGAAATCAGCGGACAATTAGTTGTGTATGACGTGAGAACGACTTATGAAGCTGACAGCTGAGTTAAGAGCACTTTGAATAAGATAATGGACCAATCAACTAATGTCTTTTCAAACAGGCATCTAGGTTGGTGAGATACTTTTTGCATATTGTAACATGTAAATGTGCCAAATCTAGGACATTATCTTGTCCAACTAGGTGACGGAAAATCCTTTGCCTAGTGGGCCATAAGAGACGGATGATAAGCTTGAATGGCAAGGTGTGGTTTCATATGGGACATAATTGTACTGAAGATTGGTACAACTTGTTCAATGAATGCAGTTTTGGGAGTAAGTGTAGGGAGAATTAAATGCATGAATTGCTGGGAGGCTAATATGAAATTGTTCAATTCATCattttaaaatagttttcaaGTATTGAATTTAAAGCTAGTTTGTTGTGCTGAGATTTTTAGCTCAAGAATGAAGATGAGATATTTCAGCTAGTTGTTCAAAAGGGGTCTGAGGAATGGAGTTTCTACTTGGAAGAATATAGAGAACCCTTCCTCAAAAACAATAAGTTTTGAAAGAAACTACTTTAGCTAATTTTATGTTCTTCTCATTTAATTCCATATTATGATGGATATTGTTTTGCAGGTTGCAAAATCTACATTGTTAGCCTTCTAATTTGGCTACTGCTGTATTTAATTTATGTCATGAATACATTTTCTTTTTCACCAAAGGAAAAATAAATGCATGTTTTTCTTTTTGACACTCCGACGATTCTTTTGAATGCTGTGTTGTCCTCTATGAGTTTCATAGGTTAGAGTTCTTTCTTTCTGATGTGACTTTTTCTTGATGTAGCTTTCTGCCCAGGTTAGCTGCACCTAATCTCATGCTGCAAAGGTTCCTTACCATTTGATTACATCTTATATCTCTCTTTATATCCCTTAAATTACAAAAGCAAAATGCCAAAAAGCCACAAAGAATACtgaaaaagaaatgaatcaaGATGGGTGTGTGTCATTTTGACTCGTTTATTTGATTATTAAGTGATATTTCATTTGCTTGAATGTGATTTGAACTAAATTTTCTGGTAAATACACGAGCAGAAGACTACAGATCACAGAGTTTGACCATCTCTTACTGTATCCCTTTTGAGAGTCAAGTTCAATAAAACAGCATAGAGACTAAAGCATATGAGTGATTTTCATTATGATTGTCTCATTTGATAGACATTTTGCAAGTGTTGAATGTATTTTGATTGATATAATGGGCACATGTTCTATATTCTTTCTGTTCCACTCAGATAAGGATAGTAATATTTCTGAATGATTTTTCATTATGATTGTCTCATTTCATTGACATTTTTCATTATGATTGTCTCTTTTTTCCACTCTGATAAGGATAGTAGTGTTTTTGAATGATTTGATGAGCTAGTATACCAAACCATAATTTTCTCCTCCAATGAAATTGCTATGAAGAAATGCTTGTATACTTCAATGGCAGGAAATGGAAGTAGCAGGCAGCATGAATAAAGTTGAACCTTTTGGAAACTCTTCATGTGCAAACAATTCAAACCAGGTATGAATCCTTAAAATTG
It encodes the following:
- the LOC133802451 gene encoding pentatricopeptide repeat-containing protein At5g41170, mitochondrial isoform X3, with protein sequence MNYTQKVHYKTAFGTGSRANYGELDITNGGYDRFKEMDHESYKNFSVFGCSRGDSENNQNTNFDESDDSDDEVEEGEESDGNEDYMELQLTNRSSTREENVCRIEGDQDDESKHPLVREVCRLIDLRSTWNSKLEGELRHLLRSLKPRQVCAVLRSFEDERIALKLFYWADRQWRYQHDPIVYYAMLEILSKTKLCQGAKRVLRLMARRRIQRTPEAFGLVMVSYSRAGKLRTALRMLTLMQKAGIEPNLSVCNTAIHVLVMGNRLEKALRFLGRMEIVGIKPNVVTYNCLIKGYCNVHRIDDALELIAEMPLKDCSPDKVSYYSVMGFLCKEKRIKEVRTLMEKMKDAGLVADQVTYNNLIHMLSKHGHGNEALEFLREAEAKGFQVDKVGYTAIVHSFCKECNTDMAKEVVNEMFSKACIPDVVTYTSVLNGFCREGKLDQAKKMLQQMYKHGCKPNTVSYTCLLNGLCQSGKTLEAREMLNMSEEEWWTPNAVTYSVVMHGLRREGKLVEACDLVEDMVRKGFFPNSVEINLLIQSLCQEGNMDKAKKFMEGCLQKGCAVNVVNFTTLIHGYCQKDDLEAAFSLLDDMYLSNKHPDAFTYTTLVNALGRKGKIDDMSKLMMKMLGKGVDPTPVTYRTVIHWYCQIGRVDDLLKLLERMLVRQKSRTVYNQVIEKLCSFGNLEEAEKLLTKVLRTASRIDANTCHILMDSFLSRGFPMSAYRVANRMFNRNMIPDLKFCEKLSKRLMSEGNLKEADNLMLWFVERGCRSPQNQESM